The Synechocystis sp. PCC 7509 genome includes a window with the following:
- a CDS encoding DUF4910 domain-containing protein: MIIDSVKSLDFERNQTEDVGQSMYQLMERLYPICRSITGNGFRETLNIIKSYIPLEVQEVPTGTEVYDWTVPKEWNIKDAYIKNERGEKVVDFKNSNLHVVSYSVPVNQKMSLEALKEHLYTLPDSPDWIPYRTTYYKESWGFCLTHKQYLELPDGEYEVVIDSSLESGHLTYGEYFIAGETTEEVLISCHSCHPSLGNDNLSGISVGVFLAQYLNKLPNRYSYRFLFIPGTIGSVTWLCHNEAKVTNIKHGLVLTCVGDGGKFTYKKSRQGEAEIDKIAEYVLANSGKEYEIIDFFPYGYDERQYCSPGFNLAVGCFMRSPHGSFPEYHTSADNLDFVQPEYVADSYHQCLSILHILENNKTYLNQNPKCEPRLGKRGLYRAVGGQAEEAINELAILWVLNLADGEHSLLDMAQRSKMSIDVINKAAIALLKHDLLKEKTA, encoded by the coding sequence ATGATTATAGATAGTGTAAAATCTCTGGATTTTGAGCGCAACCAAACTGAAGATGTTGGGCAAAGTATGTATCAGTTGATGGAAAGACTGTATCCAATTTGCCGCAGTATTACGGGGAATGGATTTCGCGAAACTTTAAATATTATTAAAAGTTATATTCCCCTTGAAGTGCAGGAAGTACCGACAGGAACTGAGGTATATGATTGGACTGTGCCGAAGGAATGGAATATTAAAGATGCTTATATTAAAAATGAGCGGGGAGAGAAAGTTGTAGACTTTAAAAACTCCAATCTCCACGTTGTTAGTTACAGCGTCCCTGTTAATCAAAAAATGTCTTTAGAGGCATTGAAGGAACACTTATATACATTGCCCGACTCCCCAGATTGGATTCCTTATCGAACTACCTATTACAAAGAAAGTTGGGGATTTTGTTTAACTCACAAACAATATTTAGAATTGCCTGATGGAGAATATGAGGTAGTTATTGATTCTTCTTTAGAATCTGGGCATTTAACTTATGGAGAATATTTTATTGCTGGAGAAACTACGGAAGAAGTTTTGATTTCTTGCCATAGTTGTCATCCTTCTTTAGGTAATGATAATCTATCGGGAATCTCGGTAGGGGTATTTTTAGCTCAATACTTAAACAAGCTACCAAATCGTTATTCTTACCGATTTTTGTTTATTCCCGGAACAATTGGTTCTGTTACTTGGCTATGTCACAATGAAGCCAAAGTTACTAATATTAAACATGGTTTGGTGCTAACTTGCGTAGGCGATGGGGGGAAGTTTACTTATAAAAAAAGCCGTCAAGGCGAGGCAGAGATTGACAAAATTGCCGAATACGTACTAGCAAATTCTGGCAAGGAGTATGAAATAATTGATTTCTTTCCCTATGGCTATGACGAAAGACAATACTGTTCGCCAGGGTTCAATTTGGCGGTGGGTTGTTTTATGAGGTCGCCTCATGGTAGCTTCCCGGAGTACCACACCTCGGCAGATAACTTAGACTTTGTTCAACCAGAATATGTAGCAGATTCTTATCATCAGTGCTTATCAATTTTACACATTCTGGAAAATAATAAAACTTACTTAAACCAAAATCCTAAATGCGAACCAAGATTAGGCAAAAGAGGTTTGTATCGTGCTGTAGGCGGACAAGCGGAGGAGGCAATAAACGAATTAGCTATATTGTGGGTGCTAAATTTAGCCGATGGCGAACATAGTTTACTAGATATGGCGCAAAGATCGAAGATGTCTATTGATGTAATTAATAAAGCCGCGATCGCTTTATTAAAACACGACTTATTAAAGGAAAAAACAGCGTAA
- a CDS encoding sugar phosphate nucleotidyltransferase, which translates to MAIRNYNIQSAIGLIPAAGEGRRISPLPGSKELYPIGFRVATDGSLRPKVVCHYLLESMRLAGIRKAYVLLRTNKWDIPAYLGDGSLVGMNLGYLVVTSLYGVPYTLDRAYEFVQDAVVTLGFPDIIFQPQDAFVRLLAHLSDSEADLVLGVVPLDQPYKGGMVDFDAKGCVSKVIDKPTHSTLRYSWFTAAWTPSFTEFLHQYLANQPIVPLEEVLINDAIQSAIDSGLKVEVEVFENGNFLDIGTPEDLVRAVREGLTQV; encoded by the coding sequence ATGGCAATTAGAAATTACAATATTCAAAGCGCGATCGGCTTGATTCCAGCCGCCGGAGAAGGAAGACGCATTTCGCCTTTACCTGGAAGCAAAGAGTTGTATCCAATTGGTTTTCGGGTAGCAACCGATGGTAGCTTGCGCCCGAAAGTAGTTTGCCATTACTTACTAGAAAGTATGCGCCTAGCGGGAATTCGCAAAGCCTACGTACTTTTGCGTACCAATAAGTGGGATATTCCGGCTTATTTGGGTGATGGTTCGCTTGTAGGCATGAATTTGGGCTATTTAGTTGTCACCTCTTTGTACGGCGTTCCTTATACTTTGGATCGCGCTTATGAGTTTGTGCAAGATGCGGTGGTTACTTTAGGATTTCCAGATATTATTTTTCAACCCCAAGATGCTTTTGTGCGTTTACTAGCTCACCTTAGTGATAGCGAAGCAGATTTGGTTTTGGGAGTTGTGCCTTTAGACCAACCTTATAAAGGCGGGATGGTTGATTTTGACGCTAAAGGTTGTGTTAGCAAAGTAATCGATAAACCCACCCATAGCACATTGCGTTATAGCTGGTTTACCGCCGCTTGGACACCAAGTTTTACAGAGTTTTTGCATCAATATTTAGCTAATCAGCCCATTGTGCCACTTGAAGAAGTTTTAATTAACGATGCGATTCAATCAGCTATTGATAGCGGGTTAAAGGTAGAAGTGGAGGTATTTGAAAATGGCAATTTTCTTGATATCGGTACTCCTGAAGATTTAGTTCGTGCTGTGCGCGAAGGGCTAACACAAGTATAG
- a CDS encoding glycosyltransferase, which translates to MNSKLTQKAQLSIIIPCFNGADTIALQLEALARQQWSGAWEVIVCNNNSTDNTVAVVKQYADKLPNLRIVDAFAKQGVAYVRNVGIAAANSSDAFVICDADDQVSPGWLAAMGDALSKYDFVTGPLEFTQLNEPWRVQKHEDKQKEPPGSHQETPFFAWGNGCNIGFTRTLIETIGSFDESLIFGEDIEFSWRAQQGGFELHFIPEATIHYRLRHDLVANYIQSRNWAKAAVAVKNRYGLLKGKFVKLKLFLGGWKGLLVLLVKIRTKEDRVIWMRRFGGKIGEIQGCMEYLF; encoded by the coding sequence ATGAACAGTAAACTCACTCAAAAAGCTCAGTTAAGCATAATTATTCCCTGTTTCAATGGGGCTGATACGATCGCACTTCAACTGGAAGCCCTAGCCCGGCAACAATGGTCTGGCGCGTGGGAAGTGATTGTTTGTAATAATAATTCAACGGATAATACCGTTGCGGTTGTCAAACAGTATGCAGATAAATTACCGAATCTGCGGATTGTTGATGCTTTTGCCAAACAAGGCGTAGCCTACGTCCGCAATGTTGGTATAGCCGCAGCTAATAGTAGCGATGCCTTTGTAATTTGCGATGCTGACGATCAAGTTTCTCCCGGCTGGTTAGCAGCTATGGGTGATGCCCTCAGCAAGTATGACTTTGTCACCGGCCCATTAGAATTTACACAACTTAACGAGCCTTGGCGAGTGCAGAAGCATGAAGATAAACAAAAAGAACCACCAGGATCGCACCAAGAAACTCCCTTTTTTGCTTGGGGAAACGGTTGCAATATTGGGTTCACCCGCACTTTGATCGAGACTATTGGTAGCTTTGATGAGTCGCTGATTTTTGGGGAAGATATTGAATTTAGTTGGAGAGCGCAACAGGGGGGTTTTGAGCTTCACTTTATTCCTGAAGCTACTATTCATTACCGCTTACGCCACGATTTAGTTGCCAACTACATTCAGTCCCGTAATTGGGCAAAGGCGGCGGTGGCAGTCAAAAATAGGTATGGATTGTTAAAAGGTAAATTCGTTAAACTGAAGTTATTTTTAGGTGGCTGGAAAGGCTTGTTAGTCTTGTTAGTCAAAATTCGGACTAAGGAAGACCGGGTAATTTGGATGCGGCGTTTTGGCGGCAAAATTGGTGAAATCCAAGGTTGCATGGAATATTTATTTTAG
- the rfbC gene encoding dTDP-4-dehydrorhamnose 3,5-epimerase — MIFTTTELQGAFIIDIEPRADSRGFFARTFCTQEFTDRGLEVANVQCSIAFNHKQGTIRGLHYQDTPLTEAKLVRCTQGAIYDVIVDMRPNSSTYLAHVGVELSAENRWSLYIPEMFAHGYQTLTDDTEVMYQMNKLYEPGYERGLRYDDPILGIDWPLPVTEIADKDFSWSLLESMLVGIER, encoded by the coding sequence ATGATATTTACAACAACTGAACTCCAGGGCGCATTTATTATTGATATCGAGCCAAGAGCAGATAGTCGCGGTTTCTTTGCTCGGACTTTCTGCACCCAAGAATTTACCGATCGTGGCTTAGAAGTAGCAAATGTTCAGTGTAGCATTGCCTTTAATCACAAACAGGGAACTATCCGAGGGCTGCACTATCAAGACACTCCCTTAACCGAAGCCAAGTTAGTGCGCTGTACGCAAGGCGCTATCTATGACGTAATTGTTGATATGCGCCCAAATTCTTCTACCTACTTGGCTCATGTTGGCGTAGAATTAAGCGCCGAAAATCGGTGGAGTCTTTACATCCCAGAAATGTTTGCTCACGGCTACCAAACGCTTACAGATGATACAGAAGTTATGTATCAAATGAATAAGTTATATGAGCCTGGGTACGAGCGCGGGCTGCGTTATGACGATCCCATTTTGGGAATTGATTGGCCATTACCCGTCACTGAAATTGCTGATAAAGACTTTAGTTGGTCTTTGTTGGAGTCGATGCTGGTAGGAATAGAAAGATAA
- a CDS encoding class I SAM-dependent methyltransferase, which translates to MTQCRFCKTTLKHTFADLGMSPLSNSYLKPEHLNKVENFYPLHTYVCEKCFLVQIEDFESREYIFGDGDYAYFSSYSDSWLKHAKGYTDLMVEKFGFDANSQVIEIASNDGYLLQYFKEKGIPVLGIEPAGNTAKVAEKKGIPSLVKFFGVQTATELVANGKQADLLLGNNVLAHVPDLNDFVAGMKIVLKPKGIITMEFPHLLQLIQKNQFDTIYHEHYSYYSFLTVSQVFAAHGLTLFDVEELPTHGGSLRIYGQHEASEVKISDRAIKLKEKEIEAGLDKLEPYLSFGEKVKETKHKLLSFLIEAKSQGKVIAAYGAPAKGNTLLNYCGVKTDFIDYTVDRSPHKQNLFLPGTHIPIMSPDHIKETKPDYLLILPWNLKDEIISQTAFIREWGGSFVVPIPEVQVYS; encoded by the coding sequence ATGACTCAGTGTCGCTTCTGTAAAACCACCTTAAAGCATACTTTTGCCGATTTGGGAATGTCTCCATTATCCAATTCTTATTTAAAACCAGAACATCTAAACAAAGTTGAAAACTTTTATCCGTTACACACCTATGTTTGTGAAAAATGTTTTTTGGTACAAATAGAAGACTTTGAGTCTCGCGAATATATTTTTGGAGATGGAGACTACGCTTACTTTTCTTCTTACTCTGATAGTTGGTTAAAACACGCGAAAGGTTATACCGATTTGATGGTAGAAAAATTTGGATTTGATGCTAATAGCCAAGTAATTGAAATTGCTAGTAATGACGGCTATTTGCTGCAATACTTTAAAGAAAAAGGTATCCCGGTTTTAGGTATAGAACCCGCAGGAAATACAGCTAAAGTAGCCGAAAAAAAAGGTATACCTAGTTTAGTCAAATTCTTTGGCGTACAAACGGCTACTGAATTGGTCGCCAATGGCAAACAAGCAGACTTGTTACTAGGAAATAATGTTTTAGCTCACGTACCCGATTTGAATGATTTTGTAGCGGGAATGAAAATTGTTTTAAAGCCAAAGGGCATTATTACAATGGAATTTCCCCATTTATTGCAACTGATACAGAAAAATCAATTTGATACTATTTATCACGAGCATTATTCTTACTATTCATTTTTAACGGTTAGCCAAGTTTTTGCTGCTCATGGTTTGACCTTATTTGATGTTGAAGAATTGCCGACTCACGGCGGCTCCTTGCGGATTTATGGACAGCATGAAGCTAGTGAAGTCAAAATAAGCGATCGCGCAATTAAGCTAAAAGAAAAGGAAATTGAAGCTGGGTTAGATAAGTTAGAGCCTTACTTGAGTTTTGGCGAAAAAGTCAAAGAGACAAAACACAAGCTCCTAAGCTTTTTAATTGAAGCAAAATCTCAAGGAAAAGTAATCGCTGCTTACGGTGCGCCCGCTAAAGGTAATACGCTACTCAACTACTGCGGTGTGAAGACAGATTTTATTGACTATACCGTTGATCGCAGTCCTCACAAACAAAATTTGTTTTTACCCGGTACGCATATCCCAATTATGTCCCCTGACCATATCAAAGAAACTAAGCCAGATTACTTACTAATTTTGCCTTGGAATCTTAAAGATGAAATTATCTCTCAAACCGCATTTATTCGCGAGTGGGGGGGAAGCTTTGTAGTGCCAATTCCAGAGGTACAAGTCTATTCATGA
- the rfbG gene encoding CDP-glucose 4,6-dehydratase, with product MTPNFWQGKRVLLTGHTGFKGSWLSIWLQSLGSQVVGYSLPPATKPSLFNLAKVGDGMDSIFADILDLGQLQQVVKDFQPEIAIHMAAQALVRQSYANPVDTYLVNVMGTVNILEAVRQAGGVRAFVNVTSDKCYENREWVWGYRENEAMGGHDPYSSSKGCAELVTAAYRNSFFKNSASNSDNSIGIATARAGNVIGGGDWAGDRLIPDILRAWLAGETVTIRYPNATRPWQHVLEPLHGYLTLAEHLYNYGSSFSGGWNFGSKEEDAKPVSWIVNEMSNLWEGNSGWTVETLPQLHEANYLKLDCSKAHNQLKWFPKLDIKNALAWVVDWTRAYQSSAPMRDVTLAQINQFTTKL from the coding sequence ATGACTCCAAATTTTTGGCAAGGTAAACGAGTTCTATTAACTGGACACACTGGGTTCAAAGGAAGCTGGCTCTCAATTTGGTTGCAATCTCTGGGATCTCAGGTAGTAGGTTATAGTCTGCCTCCAGCTACAAAGCCTAGTTTGTTTAATTTGGCTAAAGTTGGAGACGGCATGGACTCAATATTTGCAGATATCCTAGACCTAGGTCAGTTGCAGCAAGTAGTCAAAGATTTTCAGCCGGAAATTGCGATCCATATGGCAGCACAAGCATTGGTACGTCAGTCCTATGCCAACCCTGTAGACACCTATTTAGTAAATGTTATGGGAACCGTGAATATTCTAGAAGCGGTACGACAGGCTGGGGGAGTGCGAGCCTTTGTGAATGTGACCTCAGATAAATGTTATGAAAATCGGGAGTGGGTGTGGGGCTATCGAGAGAATGAAGCCATGGGTGGCCACGATCCTTACAGTAGTAGCAAAGGATGTGCTGAGTTAGTTACGGCTGCCTATAGAAATTCTTTTTTTAAAAATTCTGCTAGTAATTCTGATAATTCTATAGGAATTGCTACGGCTAGAGCAGGAAATGTAATTGGTGGAGGAGATTGGGCGGGCGATCGCCTAATTCCCGATATCCTTAGAGCATGGCTAGCAGGAGAAACTGTAACTATCCGTTATCCCAATGCTACCCGCCCTTGGCAGCACGTTCTTGAGCCTTTGCATGGCTATCTCACCCTAGCAGAGCATCTCTACAACTATGGCAGTTCTTTTAGCGGAGGGTGGAACTTTGGTTCTAAAGAAGAAGATGCTAAACCCGTAAGTTGGATTGTCAACGAGATGAGTAATCTGTGGGAAGGCAATAGCGGTTGGACAGTGGAAACATTGCCCCAGCTTCACGAAGCCAACTACTTAAAACTAGATTGTTCTAAGGCTCACAATCAATTAAAGTGGTTCCCAAAATTGGATATTAAAAACGCCCTAGCTTGGGTTGTGGATTGGACAAGAGCCTATCAAAGTTCAGCCCCTATGAGAGATGTAACCCTAGCCCAAATTAATCAATTTACTACTAAATTATGA
- the rfbF gene encoding glucose-1-phosphate cytidylyltransferase gives MKAVILAGGLGTRLSEETTIKPKPMVEIGGHPILWHIMKIYSTYGINDFIICCGYKGYVIKEYFANYFLHMSDVTFDMRFNQMNVHCGYAEPWRVTLVDTGDGTMTGGRLKRVREHIGNETFCFTYGDGVSNVNIQELIAFHKEQKTLATLTAAQPPGRFGAICLGEEQSKITSFREKPEGDGAWVSSGYFVLEPEVIDLIADDSTVWENEPLQKLAQMEQLSAFKHDDFWQPMDTLRDKTYLEEQWQSGKAPWKVW, from the coding sequence ATGAAAGCAGTAATATTGGCGGGTGGACTAGGTACTCGATTGAGTGAAGAAACTACCATTAAACCTAAACCTATGGTAGAAATTGGCGGTCACCCGATTTTGTGGCATATTATGAAAATTTATTCCACTTATGGGATCAATGATTTCATTATTTGTTGCGGCTATAAAGGCTATGTAATTAAAGAGTATTTTGCTAACTATTTCTTACATATGTCTGATGTCACTTTTGATATGCGATTCAATCAAATGAACGTTCACTGCGGCTATGCTGAACCTTGGCGCGTGACGTTAGTAGATACTGGCGATGGCACAATGACTGGGGGACGATTAAAAAGAGTAAGAGAGCATATTGGTAATGAAACTTTTTGCTTTACTTATGGTGATGGTGTCAGCAATGTAAATATTCAAGAATTGATCGCTTTTCATAAAGAACAAAAAACTTTAGCAACCTTAACTGCTGCTCAACCACCAGGAAGATTTGGGGCAATTTGTTTAGGAGAAGAACAAAGTAAAATTACTAGCTTTCGGGAAAAACCTGAAGGTGACGGTGCATGGGTAAGTAGTGGTTATTTTGTTTTAGAACCAGAAGTTATTGACTTGATAGCAGATGATTCTACAGTTTGGGAAAACGAACCTCTACAAAAATTAGCACAGATGGAACAATTATCAGCTTTCAAACATGATGATTTTTGGCAGCCGATGGATACTCTGCGGGATAAAACTTATCTTGAAGAACAATGGCAAAGTGGTAAAGCGCCTTGGAAGGTATGGTGA
- a CDS encoding response regulator, protein MIAETMNANDLIKTLAGLKQEQFSGNLLVKSTSTEGNLAPDWNFCLFLGRILYATGGNHPVRRWQRNLLAQCPQLDIGQLKQLVVNISNPATLSAVTSWEYQLLHLGVERHQINREQAAKIITAIVSEVLFDISQATQVSFQIKPEHISVPVQLALLDPGLVLREVQQQRMLWQKSQIGDRHPNQAPNIAQKEQLQQQVSAPVYQNLVKLLDGHRTLRELGIVMKRDAVQVTSSLLPFLKSGIVELIELADFPAPVFPTATKPAVESTHAPLIACVDDSPLVCQSMEKILTSGGYRFLGVQDSLRAIATLLSRKPDLIFLDLIMPNTNGYEICTQLRKVSAFRDTPIVILTGNDGIIDRVRAKIVGASGFLSKPANAETVLETTRQHLHEFVED, encoded by the coding sequence ATGATTGCCGAAACTATGAATGCTAACGATTTAATTAAAACCCTTGCTGGATTAAAACAAGAGCAGTTCAGTGGCAACTTGTTGGTAAAAAGCACAAGCACCGAGGGAAATTTAGCGCCAGATTGGAATTTTTGCTTGTTTCTGGGCAGAATTTTGTACGCCACTGGAGGCAATCATCCCGTTAGACGCTGGCAAAGAAACCTACTAGCTCAATGCCCGCAACTTGACATTGGGCAACTAAAACAATTGGTGGTCAATATTTCTAATCCAGCAACTTTGTCCGCCGTCACCAGTTGGGAATATCAACTATTACATTTAGGAGTAGAGCGCCACCAAATTAACCGCGAACAAGCAGCAAAAATCATCACTGCGATTGTTAGCGAAGTATTGTTTGATATTTCTCAAGCAACTCAAGTTAGCTTTCAAATCAAGCCAGAACATATATCAGTTCCCGTCCAACTGGCTTTGCTAGATCCAGGGCTAGTGCTGAGGGAAGTACAACAACAAAGAATGTTATGGCAAAAATCCCAAATTGGCGATCGCCATCCCAACCAAGCCCCTAACATTGCTCAAAAAGAACAATTACAACAACAAGTATCGGCTCCCGTTTACCAAAACCTTGTCAAACTGTTAGATGGACATCGGACTTTGCGAGAACTTGGCATAGTCATGAAGCGCGATGCGGTTCAAGTTACTAGCTCTTTACTGCCATTTTTAAAATCGGGAATAGTAGAGCTAATCGAACTTGCGGATTTTCCCGCTCCAGTGTTTCCTACCGCTACAAAACCCGCCGTAGAAAGCACCCATGCACCGCTAATTGCTTGCGTCGATGACAGCCCTTTAGTTTGCCAAAGTATGGAAAAAATTCTCACTAGCGGCGGTTATCGGTTCTTAGGCGTGCAAGACTCCTTACGGGCGATCGCAACTTTACTTAGTCGCAAACCCGATCTAATTTTCTTGGATCTAATCATGCCTAACACCAATGGGTATGAAATTTGCACTCAGTTGCGTAAAGTATCAGCGTTCCGCGATACGCCGATTGTGATCTTAACCGGAAATGACGGTATTATCGACCGTGTACGCGCCAAAATCGTCGGTGCTTCTGGTTTTTTGAGCAAACCAGCCAATGCCGAAACGGTGCTGGAAACAACCCGCCAGCACCTCCACGAATTTGTAGAAGACTAG
- a CDS encoding response regulator transcription factor has protein sequence MSTVLVVEDSPTQMDVITSCLQKGGLTVMTAIDGKEAMTKISNQKPDLIVLDVVLPDRSGFELCRDLKAESSTSGIPVVICSTKSTDMDKFWGKKQGADAYITKPVDQEELLKTVKQLIK, from the coding sequence ATGAGTACAGTTTTAGTCGTTGAAGATTCTCCTACCCAAATGGACGTAATTACTAGCTGCCTGCAAAAAGGCGGACTAACCGTAATGACCGCTATAGATGGCAAAGAAGCGATGACCAAAATTAGCAACCAAAAACCAGACTTAATTGTTTTGGACGTAGTATTACCCGATCGTAGTGGGTTTGAACTATGCCGCGATCTCAAAGCCGAAAGTTCTACCAGTGGCATCCCTGTCGTAATTTGCTCTACCAAGTCAACAGACATGGATAAGTTTTGGGGCAAAAAACAAGGGGCTGATGCCTACATTACTAAGCCCGTAGACCAAGAAGAACTGTTAAAAACAGTAAAACAACTGATTAAATAA
- a CDS encoding chemotaxis protein CheW: MISEFLSKGISLGSTTTEEAAKEQEQFLRFHLAPDLNAALPVEQMTEVFTVSTNKVVPIPHMPPWVIGVYNWRGEILWLVDLGYLLGGTPLYQQASSRSLYTAIVINSQQSGGRQGGGSTAGKKMLGLAVNRVEDMEWFNSDLIQSPPESAVNAALVPFLRGYWLKTNGEIVVVLDGNSIIAGMPK; the protein is encoded by the coding sequence ATGATATCTGAGTTTTTGTCTAAAGGCATTTCATTAGGATCGACAACTACCGAAGAAGCAGCAAAGGAGCAAGAGCAGTTTTTGCGCTTTCACCTAGCTCCCGACCTCAACGCCGCCTTGCCAGTGGAGCAAATGACCGAAGTATTCACCGTTTCCACTAATAAAGTTGTACCCATTCCTCATATGCCCCCTTGGGTAATTGGCGTGTACAACTGGCGGGGAGAAATTTTGTGGCTGGTGGATTTGGGCTACTTGCTAGGCGGTACGCCTTTGTACCAACAAGCGAGTAGCCGATCGCTTTACACGGCAATTGTGATCAATTCCCAGCAATCCGGCGGGCGACAAGGAGGCGGTAGCACGGCAGGAAAAAAAATGCTAGGACTTGCCGTTAATCGAGTAGAAGACATGGAATGGTTCAACTCTGACTTGATTCAATCGCCCCCAGAATCGGCGGTAAATGCGGCATTAGTGCCATTTTTACGTGGCTACTGGTTAAAAACTAATGGTGAAATTGTCGTTGTTTTAGACGGAAACTCAATTATCGCTGGAATGCCTAAATAA